The window GAGCCCCGCCCACTTTAAACCAATGAGAAGAGAAGAAATCTGTGCAGTGAAAGAACTCAACTAGAACCTCAGCAGAACTTCTGTGCGAGCTCCTCCCTCACAGGAGACGCTGGCTGAGAAAATAAGTTTTGGGacctttaaactttttttctggGTTCAGACTTCCTCAGCAGAACCATCTGGTTCACACAGACGGCTCATAATAAAAGTATTCCTGAGAGAAGCTACACTCCCTTCATCTGGTTTGAAATGGATATAAATCTTAAATGTTATTTGAGTCTTTAAAGGAGAAATGAAACATGAGGTGGATGTTTCCTGCAGCTCGTCCTCCCTGCAGACTGGACTCCTCTGAACCGTCCCGGTGCTGCAGAATATCTCCACATCCTGTACAACATCAGCACGCCGCTCATACTGCTCAAAGTGACTgcgacacaacacacactgaataacaataataacaataatcacatttattatatattacaatATATTAGTGTAGTCACACTGATCACAGTCAAACATCTGTCTGTACAGATGCTTGAACGCAGCCCGAGGACGCTGCCACGCACCGCCGTCCGCCTCGGCGTCATCACCGTTGTTATGGGGACCAGCCTCCACCTGGTGGCCGACTCCATCACTCGCCGGCTGATGCTGATTGGCTACCAGCTGCACCTGTCGGTCAGAGAGAACCCGGTCCTGAAGAACCTCAACCCGTCCTCTCTGGTAGGTGCTGCGTCACAGAAACCtcagaaatacatttgtgattCCTTCAGGTCTTTTTTTTAGTTACACTAGTTTTCAGAGAGATGGAACACACATGAGCCCGTCCAGACCTGGTTCTGACatctgtcctgagtgatccgatcCTGAGTGACCACTCGTCtacactgagacaaacagactccatgtttctactcaaagacagacagaagttcatgtagaacatttgctgaatgaacaagaaggtccaaataatgcagaatgagtcagagacagagtttcacagagtttataaagtgtctccaactcaacaactcactaaactgacacatttgttaagggagtctggggactttctccaccaCTCCAAAACGTTGCTGTTAAatgttgattattattattgttgtaatGACTCTTTGTCATTTTGAGATTTGGTGTCAAGAGCTCAGTCCGGCACAGAGAACAGGACCTCTGGAATAAGTATTCAATCTTTTTATTCTCAGAAAACCAGAGAggtaaaaacaatgttttaaataaataatccaCATTTTTCTTCAGAGTGTCCTTGCAGAAATGGATCAGTACACAGGAAGTGTTCAAACACGGCACACGGGACTGGACAAAAACTGAGCTGTCCAAAAATACAAGAGATCAAAAACACacgagagacaaagacaggagaaatgtgttgttttattgatcAGCGACTttatttgaggaaaaaaacagttgtgtttttaaGAGTTCCTTCACCCAACACCTTGTTACTGCTGAACGTCTGAAAATGAGCGGTCCAAAAAGATCAAAAACACACGAGAGACAAAGACGAACTGCTGATGTGACGGGGAGCAATATACACAAGAGGAGGGATAATGAGACAGAcctgaaaacacaagacaacaaaaCCTTCACGAGACGAGACGAGACGAGACGAGACGAGACGAGActgtggatgttttgttctgctCATTTAAATTCTgcgttgttgtttatgtttgattCACGATTACTCAAAGTGAAATATCAGACTGAGAGCATAGTGTCCGCTTCAGTCAGCAGAGACGAGTGAAGGAAGTAAAGAACATGTTTATTCCAGcagatgatgtgatgatgagtcCTGTCAGAAAGTCTTTGAATGAACTGAaggcacacacagaaaaaatacatgtacaagaaaaaaagatacaacTACATCTTATTCAGTAGGAAACATGTTTGTACGCGTCTGGTGTTCTGAGAATTAAACTCCTGAATCTCTCACTGGTCATAAAAGATTTACAGCActggacagaaacagagacaggaagcagtGAGGGAACTCTTACAGCTGTGAATATGTATATATGCTAAAATATTCATAATGTGAAACAGAAGTTAATCCCGATGTGAGTAAATTTACAGAGAAGGGATCTTAAACTATGATTATTATCACAGCTGTACAGGTTTGTCTTGTTCAGTCAAACTGATTAAAATGAATTCATTTGGGGaaagtgtgaaaaacaaatTCAGCGAAAATTGGATTTCGTGACTTTCCCGTCACATTGTGTCAGaaataagaacaaaacaaagaaacatcagCAGCAAGTTTTTAAATTCTCCTCTAAAGACACGACACAGAAGACGACCTCCGTCTTCACACTGATGAACGTCGTTTTATTTTGCAGATCGACGCCTTCGAGCTTCTGTTTTACTACGACGACACTCTGGGTCATCTGATGTGGTGAGAACAACCCGAATCATTACGTATGTTCAGACTGTCGCaccaacagaaccacagaactcAGAGATTAAAGGACACGTTTGAACTTCCTGTCGGTGGCTCTCAGCTCATTGGTTCCTCCTGATGACGTAAATCTTtaaacaccaataaaaactCAGCGTAGTTTTTAATCAGACCAACAGGAGGAGGTCGTGAACCTGCTGGGGACTGAATCCACATTCAGCTGGTGTTCAGGGTGACGGAGGAGCAACAACTCGTccgtgtgtttttaatgaagctGTCAGAGTGATTTGTTGTCTTTCGTTTATTATTTTGCTGATAGCAGATATGATTATTTTAATGAGTCCAGATGTTTGCCTGGGTTGTGAGTCTGGTAGCATTTTGTTTACTTTAGTTTAATTACTTCCGTGTTTAGTTTTGTCTCGTTAGTGTCTCAGTGAcggacaggtgagggaccatGATGCACCTGGGTGGGGCTGGTGGTTCCTTTGCTTGCTTTTTTTCAACATGTCGAcgagaagagaaacatcaacGTGTCCTTTAAAGCTTTTGTTCGTCAGTGATTCTAACTGGAGGTCAGACATACTTTTAATGAAGTAAAGGAACCAACACAGCGATGTAAAGATAAAAGTACAGAAGAATTGTGTTtatgaaatgctttttaaaacagaacatgaagacTTAAATATGATGTTTTGTTATAAATTCATACAGTCGATGAGTCTCTGAGTAGGTCGACAGAATCAGAACAGTGTTTGGGTTCGTGGTGGATGCCGCCTGAGATATGAGCTGTGGTTACTCTTTCTCCTGCAGGTATGTTCCtctcttcctcgtcctcttcctcttcttcagcgGTTGTTTCAGTcacaggaaacaggaggagaagaCGCCGGCAGCAGCGTGGATGCTACTCATCCCCAACGCCGCCTACTACTGGTCAGACTGCCTCCCGACTACACAACACCGGCTCGGCTCGGTCCCCCGTCCCTCCTCTTCCCTGGCCCAGTTAAAACAATCTATGTTTGCATTTACACGTCATATAGTAACAATAAGGTGAAACATAAACCATGAAATTATCAAAAccatacataaaaacattaaaaccagcagacaggaaaacaaaacatcgATCCATACGCCTCGTTTATTTTCCCGTCTCGTCTCTTCAACTGCTTCTAAAACGTTTTGATGTCAGGAGAGATATTTTTCAGAAGACGACTCTTTAAAGTGGAAGAATGTATGTGTTGTATCACCTCAGAGAGAAAAACCTCACAGAGCAgtttataaatcaataaatcaacagTGAGAAACAGACGGAGTCACCGAGGACAACCACGTTCTCTGGAGTGGCGATTAACTGATCCATCTGTGGCTGCAGGTGCATAAATCTACATTCAGTGTGTGTTAGGAGATTTCACTGAACCGTCTGAGGAGGAAAAGCTCGACCTGCATTGTTCACTTGACTTGACTCCACTCACTTTAGATTCTGAGCCATGCAGACAGACGTCCAGCGGGACGGCAGCAGACAGAGATTAGATTCCTTCTTCATCGACATTTAACACAATCTGAAGAGCTCAGGGGTCGGCTGGCaaagacaaaccaaacagaaactACTTTAAAGATTATCTCCAAGGATCCGAGACGGCTTTAtttcctgtgaagctccaaaaatgttttgtggattgcTAAACTTTATCCGACTGGGACGAGATGAGCAGACAGATATTTGTCAAAGTCagcaggattcatcctctgggtgCCAAACGTTTGAACCAAATGTCTTCACAGTCCGTCTGGTAGTGTTGACATGTTGGAGTCTGGAGTAAAGTGGTGGAGCGAGACACAAACGCAGAGTCAGAAACATGCTTTACTTTAACATCGGTATATAAAGTGACTCTCAGAGGATCAGCTGTGACCTCTTGATTCTGTTTGTTAGAGTGACGTCTGACGAACACTACACCTGCacctgaggctgtgtgtgtgtgtgtgtgtgtgtgtgtttgtgtgtgtgtccaggtgtcAGTAATTATTGATCAGGTAGTTCTCAGGTGTTGCTGACTAATTACTCTACTCGTGGAGGACAGCACTTCAGGATGAAAGCAGAATTAAAGTCAGCACTTTAATCACAACTAATGAATCCTCCACATTCCTGCTGACTGTAGTTTGGAAAATAAAACTTCATTTTGAAGACgttttacttttcatttgtgtttctaACACTTAATTTTTTGTCCGGGcagtttaatgtgaatattCAGCTCGTTCACGCGGTGAATGTTAAGCCTCGTTTAGAGACTGTTGATAGTAACATCTTTCCTGAGAGTTATAATAGATCTTTATGTGTTCTTCAACAAATGGAATTAAACTTTAATTCAAGATTCCACACAAATTTAGTCCAAATTTGACCAGAATTTGGTGTTTTCAGATTCAATATCAAAGATTTGAGCACCAGCTGCTGAAAAACTGCGTTAATTGAGGCTCATGAtgtgaaacattttacaaaaaacaacaagacacGTTTCACACAAACTAAATCTCcagttttgtcgccacaaacacgactGGAAAAAGTCCTGATGGCTCGTCAAAAATATCCAAATTTCTTGCAGTGAAATGTGTCGGCGTCTAATAAAAATGGTCTGATTTGGAGCTAAAAACACGTCAGGGAAATGTTTCCATGTCCATCAGAATTTCTTGTGACAAACTGGTAAATGTCTGATATCTTGTTAAAACGTCTGGTTTTGTTGCGTCAAACACGACCACATGTTGTGTTGTCTATTCAAAAAGATATCCAGATGACTTGTAACAGACGGGCTGTAATCGTCACTCACAAGACAAGAAATGTCCTAAAGTctcctcaaaaatatccagttgtcTTGTCAAAATGAACGAAACAAACAAGTGTTGAAATGCACTCTTGAATGTCGCTGACTGGCTCGGCCCGGCTGCCacagcacctccacctcctccatcacctccatcacctccacctcctccatcacctccacctcctccatcacctccatcacctccatcacctccatcacctccatcacctccacctcctccatcacctccacctcctccatcacctccatcacctccatcacctccacctcctccatcacctccatcacctccatcacctccatcacctccacctcctccatcacctccatcacctccacctcctacatcacctccatcacctccatcacctccatctcctccacctcctccatcacctccacctcctccatcacctccatcacctccatcacctccatcacctccacctcccctcctccatcacctccatcacctccatcacctccacctcctccatcacctccatcacctccatccacctccatcacctccacctcctccatcacctccatcacctccacctcctccatcacctccacctcctccatcacctccatcacctccatcacctccatcacctccacctcctccatcacctccatcacctccacctcctccatcacctccatcacctccacctcctccatcacctccacctcctccatcacctccatcacctccatcacctccacctcctccatcacctccacctcctccatcacctccacctcctccatcacctccatcacctccacctcctccatcacctccatcacctccatcacctccacctcctccatcacctccacttcctccatcacctccacctcctgtagTCCTGCAACATCAGTGTCGGTTGGGCTTGAACCCGTGACTCTCTGCTCACAGACCCACTGACCCTCCCtgtgcaggggcggttctagggggagccaacaggggccagtgccccgtaactctgagtctggacccccctgtggccccctgacagggagtctgcattaataatacaatgacagatttcttgcaatgattttgttctgaagggaaaggcagaaataaagtgtctcagcagtttactacccaatcaaaattgttgaaattgtaaacactgttttgtctgaatgagggatttatccttttttctgggttgtatgtgccccctaacaaaaaagccggccccaacctggcccccctattaaaactggtctagaaccgccactgtccCCGTGTCTCCCATCAGGTACCTGATCACTGAGGGACAGaccttcatcctcttcatcttcacctTCTTCGCCATGATGGCCACAGTGATGCACAAGAGGAGGCGGGGCATGGTTCCCGACGGCAACGGCCTCCTCACGCTCTACAGGTAGGTGTGAACACTGGCTGACGAGAATCTGAATCTCAGAATGCTTCATCGTGATGTGACGCTCTGTTGATCCACATGAGTCCGAGCTGTCTGTTGGTagtttctctgcagctctggtCCTGGTGGCGGTCTGGGTGGCCTGGCTGTGGAGCGATGGCGTCCTGAGGAAGAAGCATTCCGGGCTGATCTACGTCCCACAGCCTCGCTGCGTATACACACTGTACCTGCAGCAGAACAACCACACGTAACACACCTGCTGCTGCAAACACAGCCTCCTCCAACAGAATCAATGTGTCTGTAATCGGACCAGATGAAGGCAGAACCACAGGCTCTGCTCTGCAGCCAGACGGGTGTGAACGGACCTCCACTGCTCTGCTAGTGATGTTCAAATGTTGTCTCAGTCTCTATTCACAACGGATACTGTGGAGACCGAGCTGACCTGCTGTTGGAGCTGCTCCTCATGTATTTACTTTATATGGATTTTCCATTATTCTCATCTAAACTGGGCCCAGTGTGTGACCCCGACCCGGTGAGCCCCCACTGGGtttaactgttgtttttcatcttgTCTTATCTGAAAAAGATTTGCCTTGTTCCAGAGACATCATTTAATCCTACAGCTCTACGGCTCGGTTCAACAGCAGAGACGCTGTTCGCTGTATTTGTTTCCCACACGTCTGCTTCTCCTGTCAAACCACCAGATAAAGACAGAAACCCTCTTCAGTCGTGGGTGAGAGGAAGGATCCAGAACAActggagagaagagaacaataacaatataataacaGGCTGACGATGGACCGACTCCAGCCTGAGGCGACGACATGAAGGGGGAGAGATGCTGatattcttcctcttcttcttctttttcttcttcttcttcttcttcttcctattattattattattatgatatataTTCACGTATGTGCACATATATTTTATTGACgtcatgttttcttcctttACTTTATTCATCACCTGTCGCTCCTGACGCATCCTCTGTATGTctcattgtttttgtgttattgtctGTGTATTTTGTGAATCTTTTGTCTAATTTCTGCcctgtttgttgttggttttttttcacgTTGCACTAATAAAGAAACCCCCTACGTATGTTTCTGAAAATCACTGATATGTTGTAAGATTTTATGTTAAGACGGCACTGTgctatggtctggttaggtttagacacagaAACCACCTGGTTGGAAGAGGAAAAGATCGTGTTATCGTGTTATGATGCCACAAATATGGCTGAATATTGTCCTGACGCGATgttgtgacatcatcatcacctccaCTTCCTGACATGAAATACGGCTCATCATGTAGAAATGCTGTATGTATTAAATTTACAAATTTGAACGTATAGTTgtttacagaaataaagtgaATGTTTCCTGAATGTGTGACGTtcagctgtgtttcctctcagcaGCTCAGGAGCGAAGGTTTTCTTGCGGATCTCTTAATGGTAAATGATTTTGCAGCTTTGAGGAGGCGTGTGGCGAATCACAGCTCTGTCACACAATTTGGAGGCAAAAACATCGTGCATGTGGAACATTAAGGTTTATCCCATTCAGCCGTGCAGCAGCTACACGTCATCGTGCTCAACACGTCATCAATCCACCTTAGAGGAAGCGCACAGCCAGATTTCTACACCCACAGCAACAGAAATAGAGCAGAATGTAGTAATGAGGatgaggtttgtttgttttttacggAGGGACACACAATTAATCATCTGGCGAGGACACAACTGAACTCTGTCACGCTGCCGTCTGCACAGCTCTGAACATCAGCTTCTCTGAACATCTGTTCCAACAAGACTGAATAAATCTGCATTTTTTCTCATTTGGCTGCTTGTTCTGTCTTTTAATCCACAGCTGAAGGCAACAGGTTTACATTTACTCCTCTGGGAATTCATTCTGGGAAATGCAAATTGATGTGGAAGCATCAGGAGAGACGTCAGATTTAAAAAGCAGCATGTTACTGATTCAGAATGATGCGTATAAAAAAGTCGGACTCATGATGGACAGTTTTataaaagaaatagaaaattgaaGCTGAAGTTGGATTTCTTGATTTCTTTAAATCCAATCACAGTCGTCTTGGCAACACAAAGCTCAGGGTGCCGGCTGAAACCCCTGGCAGAACATCTGTACCACTGGTGACGGGTTGGTGTGGGAGTGACCCACTATTTTACCCACTAGTTAGCTCGGACGTTGCTAATGTTGTTGGGCCAGCAGCAGGATTACAACCACAGTCTTCTTCAGTCCAAGTACAACAGTGTTGTTGATAGCGTGCGACAAAAGCAGCATGTTACAGTAATATTGTTAAAGTTATATGACTTtaaaaaggtgcagtatgtcGGAATTGTCCATGTGTTGAATCTGTAACAACTAACTGCTCCTAATTGTTGCTTCCATTAGCTTGTTTAGCTTTAAAGCTAGGTGTTTGAGGCTGTGAGCTTGGGGCATCGGGGGAGTTTTACACTTATGTACACCGCTAACACGGGAGCTTCAGACCTggaggggctagctggttagcgtgctaacttaTGACAAAGACGTCATAATGTCAATAATTGGTCCTTCAaattttgttgatcattttagtttttaatcatttaaattttttaatcTATCT is drawn from Sparus aurata chromosome 8, fSpaAur1.1, whole genome shotgun sequence and contains these coding sequences:
- the cln6b gene encoding ceroid-lipofuscinosis neuronal protein 6 homolog; this translates as MQPSIRRRQNSALHAATFMSSRSAGSVEMEEVLSKPRFHLDLWLAFTLQNWILDVGRPVVTLVLPADWTPLNRPGAAEYLHILYNISTPLILLKMLERSPRTLPRTAVRLGVITVVMGTSLHLVADSITRRLMLIGYQLHLSVRENPVLKNLNPSSLIDAFELLFYYDDTLGHLMWYVPLFLVLFLFFSGCFSHRKQEEKTPAAAWMLLIPNAAYYWYLITEGQTFILFIFTFFAMMATVMHKRRRGMVPDGNGLLTLYSFSAALVLVAVWVAWLWSDGVLRKKHSGLIYVPQPRCVYTLYLQQNNHT